Part of the uncultured Tolumonas sp. genome is shown below.
TAGTCAGTTTTGTCAGTGTCAGTGTTTGGGCTGCCACGGAAGATAGTGCGTTGACACTGGCTGATCTGATCGGTGGCAAACAGCAATTCAATCTGTTCAGTCATCAGGTGTTGAATAAGATGATCCGTCAGCAACCCGAGCTGGCACGTTATCAACCGGTGGTACAGAAATGGGGTAAGGAAAATCTGACTTGGGCGCGTATGCGTACTGAGTTAGCTATCGCCTACCATGCTCATTTTACCGAGCAGGAGATCCAACAGATGATCCTGTTTTTCCGCACGGCGGCCGGGCAAAAATATCTGCGTTATTCTCCGTTATTGCAGGAAGAAACGGTGACTATCGGTCAACGTATTACGCATGAACAGCAGCCGAAATTACTGGAAATGTTGCAACAGGCCAGACAAAATTCTTCATCCAGCCACTGAGCATAATTCCGGTGCCGAGCATTCGGATTCGGATACGGCAGAGAAATCAAACCGCTGATTATCAAGACAATAGAGATGCCCAGGTGTTCCTTTGGCGCGATGTTTGGCGGTGCTTAACGTGGTACTCACCTGGCTGGCAGTCAAAGACAGATCGGGTGTGTAAGGGAAGACTCCAACCGATAAGTCAACCAGCGGAAATTTCCGCGGATTCCCGTCCCGATCCTTACTGTAAATACCGTTATTGATGATGTCTTCATTGCGATAATAATGCAGTCGCTGCCGGCGGAACTCGGCTTGTAGCTCTTTAATCGGCGCGATCCATTCATCCTGTTGTAACAACAAAATAAAGTCGTCACCGCCCAAATGGCCGATGAAATTATGTTGTTGGCCAAAATACTGCCGTAACAATCTGGCGACCAGCTTGATCATCATATCACCGCGTTCATAGCCACAAACATCATTGTAGGGTTTGAAATCATTCAAATCGCAATATGCCAGCAGGAAGGGTTTGTTTTCCTGTAAGCTTTTTTCGATAGCCCGCTGGATCGGTACATTACCGGGTAACAAGGTCAGCGGGTTGGCATAACGTGCCATAGTAAGCTTGTATTGGGTTAGTTTGCGCATCAGATCGCGTAAGCGTCCCAGACCCAGATATTTACCGTCTTCACAAATAATGAACCAGGCGTCTAATTCCTCTTCTTCTTCATGTTCAACCAGTAATTGACTGACTTTCAGTAAAGATTGATTCACATCGACCATGATGGGTTTATCCATCAACTTGGCGACCGGCGCTTTGGCGTACAGTGAATGACCAAACTGCTCAGCAAAATGACGCAGTAACGTATGGCGTTTCAAGATGCCTAATGGTGTACCTTGCGCATCTAACACGGGGTAGCAGTTAGCGTCGGGTTGTTTACGAAACAACTCCATGGCATTCATGCCATTCACATCTGGTGAGATAGGTGGGATATGCACGACTAACTCACGTAGAGGGGCGGTCGCCTGACGAGATTCTTCACTGTCGACCAGTAACTCTGCCGGGAACGGTGCGGGAACGGTGGCGGGTTTGCCAAACAGATAACCCTGACAATACTGAATGCCAATTTTGCGGGCGACCAGATATTCCTCTTTGCGCTCAACACCTTCCAAAATCATTTTGCAGCCGAGTTTACCGGCCAGATCACACAGACTGGCGACGAACTGACGTTTAGTACCATCACTATCAATGTTGGCGGCAAAATAGATATCCAGTTTGACGAAATCCGGGCGTAATTCTGACCATAAACGCAGCCCCGAATTACCGGCACCCAAATCATCAATCGCGACCATAAAGCCATTTTCTTTTAATGACTTAACCATCTCGATAATGTTGTCACCGGCAGCAGCGGGATGATTTTCTGTTAATTCGATAACCACTAAGGCTGGTGATAAG
Proteins encoded:
- a CDS encoding DUF2059 domain-containing protein; this encodes MRTWINRLLLLVSFVSVSVWAATEDSALTLADLIGGKQQFNLFSHQVLNKMIRQQPELARYQPVVQKWGKENLTWARMRTELAIAYHAHFTEQEIQQMILFFRTAAGQKYLRYSPLLQEETVTIGQRITHEQQPKLLEMLQQARQNSSSSH
- a CDS encoding EAL domain-containing protein, producing MITELDVIMARCQIQTLFQPIFDNVQRQVLGYEALSRGPSDSLLHSPLELFRQSELEGRQAELELLCVSLAMKRFVTQQLNGKLFVNISPSVLLTLGIDPLLQATQQARLSPALVVIELTENHPAAAGDNIIEMVKSLKENGFMVAIDDLGAGNSGLRLWSELRPDFVKLDIYFAANIDSDGTKRQFVASLCDLAGKLGCKMILEGVERKEEYLVARKIGIQYCQGYLFGKPATVPAPFPAELLVDSEESRQATAPLRELVVHIPPISPDVNGMNAMELFRKQPDANCYPVLDAQGTPLGILKRHTLLRHFAEQFGHSLYAKAPVAKLMDKPIMVDVNQSLLKVSQLLVEHEEEEELDAWFIICEDGKYLGLGRLRDLMRKLTQYKLTMARYANPLTLLPGNVPIQRAIEKSLQENKPFLLAYCDLNDFKPYNDVCGYERGDMMIKLVARLLRQYFGQQHNFIGHLGGDDFILLLQQDEWIAPIKELQAEFRRQRLHYYRNEDIINNGIYSKDRDGNPRKFPLVDLSVGVFPYTPDLSLTASQVSTTLSTAKHRAKGTPGHLYCLDNQRFDFSAVSESECSAPELCSVAG